The Winogradskyella schleiferi genome has a window encoding:
- a CDS encoding heavy metal translocating P-type ATPase, protein MKHTYDIHGMTCNGCRSHVEETLSKIESVLKATVDLDKAEAIIEMESHIPIEKFQEALKKDGDRYSIHKQGEQHQHSNDKKKEQPKGKGTGTFYCPMHCEGDKTYDEPGDCPVCGMDLVEEQNLSATSKEQWTCPMHPEIVKDEAGSCPICGMDLVPMEADSSAEEKTYKKLLKKFWIASVFTLPIFLIAMSEMLNNNPLYDIMEQKNWNWIQFALSIPVVFYATWMFFERAYRSIKTWNLNMFTLIGIGAGVAWLFSVFGMLFPDVFPEQFKTELGAVHVYFEAATVILTLVLLGQLLEARAHSKTNSAVKELLKLAPNKAIKIVDGEEIEVSIDEIELNDILKVKPGDKIPVDGVIIEGETTIDESMITGEPIPVNKSQEDKVSSGTINGNKTFLMKAEKVGSDTLLSQIIHMVNDASRSRAPIQNLADKVSGYFVPVVVLISIITFIVWSIWGPEPVYVYAFVNAIAVLIIACPCALGLATPMSVMVGVGKGAQNGVLIKNAEALEKMDKVNTLIVDKTGTITEGKPTVETVGAFNDALSEKEVLQYIVSLNTNSEHPLAEATVKYGTEHNAEILKSEDFSAVTGKGVEATIKDKKVALGNPKMMEYAKADITSKMIDEAKSYQKQGKTVSYLSIDETVVGYVVIGDKIKETSAKAIKALQDKGIDVIMLTGDNHDTAQAVASELNLADFKASMLPEDKLKEVEKLQKNGKVVAMAGDGINDAPALAKSDVGIAMGTGTDVAIESAMITLVKGDLHGIVKAKNLSNAVMKNIKQNLFFALIYNTLGVPIAAGVLFPFFGILLSPMIAALAMSFSSVSVIGNALRLRTKNI, encoded by the coding sequence ATGAAACACACATATGATATACACGGAATGACTTGTAACGGTTGTCGCAGTCACGTTGAAGAAACGCTCTCTAAAATAGAAAGTGTTTTAAAAGCAACAGTCGATTTAGATAAGGCAGAAGCTATCATCGAAATGGAATCGCATATTCCTATAGAAAAGTTTCAAGAAGCTTTAAAAAAGGATGGTGATAGATACAGTATTCATAAACAAGGTGAACAGCATCAACATTCAAATGATAAAAAGAAAGAGCAACCCAAAGGAAAAGGTACAGGCACATTTTATTGTCCTATGCATTGCGAAGGCGATAAAACTTATGATGAACCAGGCGATTGTCCTGTTTGCGGAATGGATTTGGTGGAAGAACAAAATCTATCAGCAACTTCAAAGGAACAATGGACGTGTCCTATGCATCCAGAAATTGTCAAAGACGAAGCAGGTTCGTGTCCTATTTGTGGGATGGATTTAGTGCCAATGGAAGCAGATAGTTCAGCAGAAGAAAAAACATATAAGAAGCTATTAAAGAAATTTTGGATAGCATCTGTATTCACATTACCCATTTTCTTAATTGCTATGAGCGAAATGCTTAATAACAATCCATTGTATGATATAATGGAACAGAAAAATTGGAACTGGATTCAATTTGCATTATCCATTCCAGTTGTCTTTTACGCTACGTGGATGTTCTTTGAGCGTGCTTATAGAAGCATAAAAACGTGGAATCTCAATATGTTTACACTCATTGGAATTGGTGCAGGTGTGGCTTGGTTATTTAGTGTATTTGGGATGTTGTTTCCAGATGTATTTCCTGAACAATTTAAAACTGAATTAGGCGCAGTTCACGTCTATTTTGAAGCAGCAACGGTAATTCTAACATTGGTGCTTTTAGGTCAATTGTTAGAAGCTCGTGCGCATAGTAAAACCAATTCGGCAGTAAAAGAGTTATTAAAGTTAGCACCTAATAAAGCCATAAAAATAGTAGATGGTGAAGAAATTGAAGTCAGCATTGACGAGATAGAACTCAACGATATTCTCAAAGTAAAACCAGGCGATAAAATTCCTGTTGATGGTGTGATAATCGAAGGTGAAACAACCATTGACGAATCTATGATTACAGGAGAACCTATTCCTGTAAACAAATCTCAAGAAGATAAAGTAAGTAGCGGAACAATTAATGGGAATAAAACCTTTTTAATGAAAGCTGAAAAAGTAGGAAGTGACACGCTTTTATCACAAATCATTCATATGGTTAATGATGCCAGCAGAAGTCGTGCACCTATTCAAAATTTAGCAGATAAAGTTTCAGGCTATTTTGTGCCAGTTGTAGTTCTTATTTCTATTATCACATTTATTGTATGGTCTATTTGGGGACCAGAACCAGTTTATGTGTATGCGTTTGTCAATGCAATTGCAGTACTAATCATTGCGTGTCCTTGTGCTTTAGGTTTGGCAACGCCAATGTCTGTAATGGTTGGTGTGGGTAAAGGTGCTCAAAATGGTGTATTGATTAAAAATGCTGAAGCTCTTGAAAAAATGGATAAGGTAAATACGCTTATCGTTGACAAGACAGGAACAATTACCGAAGGAAAACCAACAGTTGAAACCGTTGGTGCTTTTAATGATGCTTTAAGCGAAAAAGAAGTGTTACAGTACATCGTGTCATTAAATACCAATAGCGAACATCCTTTGGCAGAAGCGACAGTTAAATATGGCACAGAACACAACGCAGAAATTTTAAAGTCCGAAGATTTTAGTGCAGTCACAGGAAAAGGTGTTGAAGCGACCATAAAAGATAAAAAAGTAGCATTAGGTAATCCTAAAATGATGGAATATGCTAAAGCGGACATTACTTCTAAAATGATAGACGAAGCTAAATCTTACCAAAAACAAGGCAAAACAGTTTCTTATTTGTCAATAGATGAAACCGTTGTTGGGTATGTAGTTATAGGAGATAAGATAAAAGAAACAAGTGCTAAAGCCATTAAAGCACTTCAAGATAAAGGCATTGATGTGATAATGCTTACAGGCGATAATCACGATACAGCACAAGCAGTAGCATCAGAATTGAATCTGGCAGATTTTAAAGCCAGTATGTTACCAGAGGACAAACTCAAAGAAGTTGAGAAATTACAAAAAAACGGAAAAGTAGTTGCTATGGCAGGTGATGGAATTAATGATGCACCAGCATTGGCAAAAAGTGATGTAGGTATAGCAATGGGAACAGGAACAGATGTAGCGATAGAAAGTGCTATGATAACTTTAGTAAAAGGCGATTTACACGGTATTGTAAAAGCAAAAAATTTAAGTAATGCTGTAATGAAGAACATTAAGCAAAACCTATTTTTTGCACTTATCTACAACACTTTAGGTGTACCTATTGCAGCAGGTGTGTTGTTTCCATTCTTCGGAATACTACTCTCGCCAATGATAGCAGCTTTAGCAATGAGTTTTAGCTCTGTTTCGGTAATAGGTAACGCATTACGATTAAGAACAAAAAACATTTAA
- a CDS encoding multicopper oxidase domain-containing protein, whose translation MKTFNTILLLFLTSITFAQVGTNGEDRKEEGRNIKEYNLTLEENEITLAGVTANGMTINGGIPGPTLEFNEGDLAIINVTNKMDEETSVHWHGLILPNFYDGVPYLTTPPIKPNTTFQYRIPINQSGTYWYHSHTMLQEQKGVYGSIVIQPKEKTLDYDKDLVVVLSDWTNEEPMNVLRNLKRGNEWYQVKKGTAVPLSRVIKEGALGAQFKFWRDRMEGADIADIYYPAFLANGKKVAEYPKFKTGEKVRLRFINASASSYYWVDFGGGNPMIVASDGVDVTPEYKNRFLFAIAETYDVIVTIPEGTLEITATAQDGSGNTSINLGSGKLYPATVIDRPDKVAMMKQMSKMDMNMGAPALVGNKNRNTPEVLMQKYGMKMNMKDGQMKVKNEMKKDVMPMNHKMSMMQKDTSSFNYDTRKTYFNYDFLKAKENTTFKTDAPVNEILLNLTGNMQRYVWSMNGTPLSETDKIKIKSDEVTRITLNNLTMMHHPMHLHGHYFRVINENGERSPLKHTVNVPPMQKVVIEFYNEEYGDWFFHCHVLYHMMGGMARVFSYDTPRDERMKPYPVQKLIDETDHYYSWGMARTGSNFNELFLTTSNIRNEFGLRAELDYYKNLEAEVSYNRYLNDWVRLYVGVNTETEIPNSYDELNTVGLIGIKYFTPYRFNVDVSMDHQLRPRIRLDRELLIFPRIFLEGEYEYRADFGWVNELENDKSYEGETQWLVGASYILSRNFSIQGNYNNRYGWGGGLSIRF comes from the coding sequence ATGAAAACATTTAACACAATACTTCTATTATTCTTAACTTCAATTACATTCGCCCAAGTTGGTACAAATGGTGAAGATAGAAAGGAAGAAGGTCGAAACATAAAAGAGTATAACCTTACTTTAGAAGAAAATGAAATAACCCTTGCAGGTGTAACCGCAAACGGAATGACAATTAATGGTGGGATTCCAGGTCCTACATTAGAATTTAATGAAGGTGACCTCGCTATTATTAATGTAACCAATAAAATGGATGAAGAAACATCTGTACATTGGCACGGTTTAATACTTCCTAATTTTTATGATGGTGTTCCTTATTTGACAACACCACCTATAAAACCAAATACTACATTTCAATATAGAATACCTATCAACCAATCTGGTACATATTGGTATCATTCCCACACGATGTTGCAAGAGCAAAAAGGAGTTTATGGCTCAATAGTAATTCAGCCTAAAGAAAAGACGTTGGACTATGATAAGGATTTAGTCGTAGTCCTTTCCGATTGGACAAATGAAGAACCAATGAATGTACTGCGAAACCTTAAACGAGGAAACGAATGGTATCAGGTTAAAAAAGGGACAGCAGTACCATTAAGCAGAGTTATTAAAGAAGGTGCATTAGGCGCACAATTCAAATTTTGGCGCGATAGAATGGAAGGTGCAGATATTGCAGACATCTACTATCCTGCGTTTTTAGCCAATGGTAAAAAAGTTGCAGAATATCCGAAGTTTAAAACAGGTGAAAAAGTACGACTACGTTTTATCAATGCATCTGCTTCATCTTATTATTGGGTGGATTTTGGTGGTGGTAACCCGATGATTGTTGCGAGTGATGGTGTGGATGTAACACCAGAATATAAAAACCGATTTCTTTTTGCAATTGCCGAAACCTATGATGTGATTGTGACCATTCCAGAAGGTACATTGGAAATAACCGCAACAGCACAAGATGGTTCTGGTAATACGTCCATTAACTTGGGTAGCGGAAAATTGTATCCAGCAACTGTAATAGACAGGCCAGATAAAGTGGCTATGATGAAGCAAATGTCAAAAATGGATATGAATATGGGTGCACCTGCTTTAGTAGGAAATAAAAACAGAAACACACCAGAAGTCCTAATGCAGAAATATGGAATGAAGATGAATATGAAAGACGGACAGATGAAGGTGAAGAATGAAATGAAAAAGGATGTGATGCCAATGAATCATAAGATGTCTATGATGCAAAAGGACACCAGTTCGTTTAATTATGATACACGTAAAACTTATTTCAATTATGATTTTTTAAAGGCAAAGGAAAACACCACTTTTAAGACAGATGCGCCAGTAAATGAAATTCTACTTAATCTAACTGGTAATATGCAACGCTATGTTTGGAGTATGAATGGTACACCATTGTCCGAAACAGACAAGATTAAAATTAAAAGTGATGAGGTTACAAGAATCACCTTAAATAATCTGACAATGATGCATCACCCAATGCACTTGCACGGTCATTATTTTAGAGTGATTAATGAAAATGGAGAGCGTTCGCCATTAAAGCACACGGTTAACGTGCCACCAATGCAAAAAGTGGTCATCGAATTTTATAACGAAGAATATGGTGACTGGTTCTTTCATTGTCACGTATTGTATCACATGATGGGTGGTATGGCAAGAGTATTTAGCTATGATACACCGCGAGATGAAAGGATGAAGCCTTATCCAGTACAAAAACTAATTGACGAGACAGACCATTATTATTCTTGGGGAATGGCTCGAACAGGTTCAAACTTCAATGAACTTTTTTTAACCACAAGTAATATCAGAAATGAATTTGGTTTAAGAGCCGAGTTGGATTATTATAAAAATCTTGAAGCTGAAGTTAGTTACAATAGATACCTAAATGATTGGGTGCGTTTATATGTAGGTGTAAATACTGAAACCGAAATTCCAAATTCGTATGATGAGCTTAATACTGTAGGGTTGATTGGTATAAAATATTTTACACCCTATAGATTTAATGTAGATGTGAGTATGGACCATCAATTGCGCCCAAGAATACGTCTGGACAGGGAATTATTGATTTTTCCAAGAATTTTCTTGGAAGGAGAATACGAGTACAGAGCAGATTTTGGATGGGTCAATGAGTTAGAAAATGACAAATCTTATGAAGGTGAAACTCAATGGTTAGTTGGAGCGTCGTACATCTTATCTCGAAATTTTTCAATTCAAGGGAATTATAACAACCGATATGGTTGGGGTGGTGGACTTTCAATTAGATTTTAA
- a CDS encoding DUF302 domain-containing protein: protein MDYYFNTTIKGDFNESIEKVTEALKAEGFGVLTEIDIKATLNKKLDVDFNNYKILGACNPPYAHKALLAENKIGTMLPCNVIVQELDTGEIEVSAVNPMASMQAVDNVELKTIAEEITEKLKTVIEKL, encoded by the coding sequence ATGGACTATTATTTTAATACCACCATAAAAGGTGATTTTAACGAAAGTATAGAAAAAGTAACGGAAGCCCTAAAAGCAGAAGGCTTCGGTGTATTGACTGAAATTGATATCAAAGCAACTTTAAATAAAAAGCTGGATGTTGATTTCAATAACTATAAAATTTTGGGTGCCTGCAATCCACCTTATGCACATAAAGCTTTATTGGCTGAAAATAAAATAGGCACCATGTTGCCATGCAACGTAATTGTACAAGAATTAGATACTGGTGAAATAGAAGTTTCAGCTGTAAATCCCATGGCATCAATGCAGGCGGTAGACAACGTTGAATTAAAAACAATAGCTGAAGAAATTACAGAAAAGCTAAAAACCGTTATAGAAAAGCTTTAA
- a CDS encoding TolC family protein codes for MKQIKSHIKTVFILCSLFLSLFANAQQLETLINEAVANNPEIQKFELQYKRASEKVNEVNTIPNTEFGVGYFVSEPETRTGAQRFKVSAKQMLPWFGTITSREDYVSSLADAKYEDIVIAKRKLIASVSQSYYNLYANKAKQEVLTENIKLLETYETLALTSVEVGKASAVDVLRLQMRQNEMQQLKDVLQQQFLAEQTNFNNLLNRDNDVTVNVVDSLMIPSEDFDITSENLALHPELLKYDKLYQSIEQSELLNQKESSPMIGFGLDYINVAQRPNMDFSDNGKDIVMPMVSVSIPIFNKKYKSQTKQNDLQQQEITAQKQERLNALETLLDKANNERISARISYATQTKNLQQAKDAEDILIKSYETGTIDFNDVLDIQELQLKFQMNQIESVKTYYVQTTIINYLIR; via the coding sequence ATGAAACAGATAAAATCACACATAAAAACAGTCTTTATTCTTTGTTCGTTATTCTTGAGTCTCTTTGCAAATGCACAGCAATTAGAAACGTTAATCAATGAAGCAGTAGCGAACAACCCAGAAATTCAAAAGTTTGAGTTACAATACAAAAGAGCTTCCGAAAAGGTAAACGAAGTCAATACTATTCCTAATACCGAATTTGGTGTTGGTTACTTTGTAAGTGAACCGGAAACCAGAACAGGTGCACAACGCTTTAAAGTATCTGCTAAACAAATGTTACCGTGGTTCGGAACCATTACATCGAGAGAAGACTATGTGAGTTCATTGGCAGATGCTAAATACGAGGACATTGTTATCGCAAAGCGAAAACTAATTGCTTCGGTATCACAATCCTATTATAATCTATACGCCAATAAAGCAAAGCAAGAGGTCTTAACAGAAAACATCAAACTATTAGAAACTTATGAGACGTTGGCATTAACTTCTGTTGAGGTTGGTAAAGCATCCGCAGTAGATGTATTACGTTTACAAATGCGCCAAAATGAAATGCAACAATTAAAAGACGTATTGCAACAACAATTTTTAGCAGAACAAACTAACTTCAATAATCTATTGAATAGAGATAATGATGTTACCGTGAATGTGGTAGATAGTTTAATGATACCTTCTGAAGACTTTGATATTACTTCTGAAAATTTAGCATTACATCCTGAATTACTGAAATATGATAAACTCTATCAATCCATAGAGCAATCAGAATTATTAAATCAAAAAGAAAGCAGTCCAATGATTGGTTTTGGATTAGATTATATCAATGTTGCTCAAAGACCAAATATGGATTTCAGCGATAACGGAAAGGATATTGTAATGCCAATGGTTTCGGTATCTATCCCAATTTTCAATAAAAAATATAAATCGCAAACCAAACAAAATGATTTGCAACAGCAAGAAATAACAGCTCAAAAACAGGAACGTTTAAATGCATTGGAAACACTTTTAGACAAAGCGAATAACGAACGCATTTCTGCAAGAATAAGTTATGCTACCCAAACAAAAAACCTACAGCAAGCTAAAGATGCAGAAGACATTTTAATCAAAAGCTATGAAACAGGAACGATTGATTTTAATGATGTTTTGGATATTCAAGAGTTGCAGCTAAAGTTTCAAATGAACCAAATAGAATCTGTAAAGACCTACTATGTGCAGACAACGATTATCAATTATTTAATCCGTTAA
- a CDS encoding efflux RND transporter permease subunit produces MLNKSIKFLIENKLVAVLLLVLFIGWGTVNAPFNWDTGFLPSNPVAVDAIPDIGENQQIVFTKWDGRSPQDIEDQITYPLTTSLLGIPGVKTIRSSSMFGFSSIYIIFEEDIEFYWSRSRILEKLNSLPSGLLPEGVNPALGPDATGLGQIFWYTLEGRDENGNVTGGWDLQELRSIQDYYVKYALSSASGVSEVASIGGYVQEYQVDVNPELMRQYNIGLHHVVKAVKESNKDIGAQTLEINQAEYLVRGLGYVKSISDIENAVVTSEDYTSIRIKDIGEVSLGPATRRGLLDKEGAEVVGAVVVARYGANPMEVINNVKEKINELSAGLPSKVLADGRTSQVTIVPFYDRTELIQETLGTLNEALTLEILITILVIIIMVFNLRASVLISGLLPVAVLMVFIAMKLFGVDANIVALSGIAIAIGTMVDVGVILSENIIRHLDEDDGTQSINTVVYKATAEVSGAIVTAVMTTIISFIPVFTMIGAEGKLFRPLAFTKTFALTASIIVALFLIPPFAAFLFRKKNIKNTFKYVLNGVLIALGIVAIVYGYWLGLILIAFGITAFLNLQSKITDKQANLINIIISVSAIVFLLAEYWRPLGVDKSIFWNLIFVSVICFGLLGVFSLFIKYYTRILKWCLDNKLLFLSIPTAIVIAGFFIMKNTGKEFMPSLNEGSFLLMPTSMPHSGIEENKRVLQQLDMAVASIPEIETVVGKAGRTESALDPAPLSMYENMIQYKPEYMLNENGVRQRYKVNDDGFFELKGGRLVSNPNNSENVIFSIIKRSQLIEDDDGEYYRNWRPEIQSPDDIWNEIVRVTKLPGVTSAPKLQPIETRLVMLQTGMRAPMGIKVKGQDLKQIEAFGVQLENIIKEAEGVKKEAVFADRIVGKPYLLIDIDREKIARYGISIQDVQDVLKVAVGGMVLTQTVEGRERYGVRVRYPRELRANPTDLQQIYVPVEKGSPVPLSELATIRYEQGPQVIKSEDTFLVGYVLFDKLDGFAEVNVVENAQALIQEKIDSGELIVPKGINYAFTGTYENQLRAEKTLSVVVPLALVIIFLILYFQFRSVGTSLMVFTGIAVAFAGGFIMIWLYGQGWFLNFNFFGENMRDLFQMHPINLSVAVWVGFIALFGIATDDGVVMATYLTQTFDRNTPENKKEIRASIVEAGEKRIRPCLMTTATTILALLPVLTSTGRGSDIMIPMAIPSFGGMLIALITLFVVPVLYSWKAEFQLKRTVK; encoded by the coding sequence ATGCTCAATAAAAGCATCAAATTTTTAATAGAAAATAAACTCGTAGCAGTTTTATTATTAGTTCTCTTTATAGGTTGGGGAACAGTCAACGCACCTTTCAATTGGGATACAGGTTTCTTACCAAGTAATCCAGTTGCTGTAGATGCCATACCAGATATAGGTGAAAACCAACAAATAGTATTTACTAAATGGGATGGTCGTTCGCCACAAGATATAGAAGACCAAATCACCTATCCACTCACAACATCTTTACTCGGTATTCCGGGTGTAAAAACCATTCGTAGTTCCTCTATGTTCGGTTTTTCAAGTATCTATATCATTTTTGAAGAAGACATAGAATTTTACTGGAGTAGAAGTCGTATTCTCGAAAAACTTAATTCCTTACCAAGTGGTTTATTACCTGAAGGTGTTAATCCTGCATTGGGTCCCGATGCCACAGGATTAGGACAAATATTTTGGTACACGCTTGAAGGTCGTGATGAAAATGGAAATGTTACTGGTGGTTGGGATTTGCAAGAGTTACGCAGTATTCAAGATTACTATGTAAAGTATGCGTTGTCCTCTGCAAGTGGTGTTTCAGAGGTTGCTTCTATTGGTGGCTATGTTCAAGAATATCAAGTGGACGTGAATCCAGAACTAATGCGTCAGTATAATATTGGATTACATCACGTTGTAAAAGCAGTTAAGGAAAGCAATAAAGACATTGGTGCACAGACTTTGGAAATTAACCAAGCCGAATATTTAGTTCGTGGTTTGGGTTATGTGAAATCCATTTCAGACATCGAAAATGCAGTAGTCACTTCAGAAGATTATACTTCAATTAGGATAAAGGATATTGGTGAAGTTTCATTAGGTCCTGCAACAAGACGTGGTTTATTAGATAAAGAAGGTGCAGAGGTTGTTGGTGCTGTTGTGGTGGCTCGTTATGGCGCAAATCCAATGGAAGTCATTAATAACGTAAAGGAAAAAATTAACGAGTTAAGCGCAGGATTACCTTCGAAAGTATTAGCGGATGGTAGAACATCACAAGTAACCATAGTGCCTTTTTATGACAGAACAGAATTGATACAAGAAACTTTAGGCACACTTAACGAAGCCTTAACTCTTGAAATATTGATTACCATTTTAGTAATAATTATTATGGTGTTTAATCTACGAGCTTCCGTATTAATTTCTGGACTATTACCTGTTGCAGTTTTAATGGTATTTATTGCAATGAAACTCTTTGGTGTAGATGCCAACATTGTCGCTTTATCAGGTATTGCTATTGCTATCGGTACAATGGTCGATGTTGGTGTCATACTATCAGAAAATATCATTCGGCATTTAGATGAAGATGATGGAACTCAATCCATTAATACGGTAGTTTATAAAGCAACAGCTGAAGTGTCTGGTGCAATCGTAACCGCAGTAATGACTACGATTATCAGTTTCATTCCTGTATTTACAATGATTGGAGCGGAAGGAAAACTATTCAGACCATTAGCCTTCACAAAAACTTTTGCACTAACAGCTTCTATAATCGTAGCGTTGTTTTTAATTCCACCGTTTGCTGCATTTTTATTCAGAAAGAAAAACATCAAAAACACTTTTAAATATGTTTTAAATGGTGTTTTAATAGCATTGGGAATCGTAGCCATAGTCTATGGATATTGGTTAGGATTAATTTTGATAGCGTTTGGGATTACAGCATTTCTCAATCTTCAAAGTAAGATAACAGACAAGCAAGCTAATCTTATCAATATCATTATTTCGGTATCAGCTATTGTGTTCTTGTTAGCCGAATATTGGAGACCATTAGGCGTTGATAAAAGCATTTTCTGGAATCTCATTTTTGTTAGTGTTATTTGCTTTGGTTTATTGGGTGTTTTCTCATTATTCATCAAATATTACACACGCATTTTAAAGTGGTGTTTAGATAATAAGTTGCTCTTTTTGTCTATTCCAACAGCAATTGTGATTGCAGGTTTTTTCATTATGAAAAACACAGGTAAAGAGTTTATGCCATCATTAAATGAAGGCTCATTTTTACTAATGCCAACCTCGATGCCTCATTCTGGTATAGAAGAAAATAAAAGGGTTTTACAACAATTGGATATGGCTGTCGCCAGTATTCCAGAGATTGAAACCGTAGTTGGTAAAGCAGGTCGTACAGAATCAGCTTTAGACCCAGCACCACTATCAATGTACGAGAATATGATTCAGTACAAACCAGAATATATGCTGAATGAAAACGGAGTACGCCAACGCTACAAAGTAAATGATGATGGCTTCTTTGAATTGAAGGGTGGTCGTTTGGTTTCTAATCCTAATAATTCCGAAAACGTCATTTTTAGCATTATAAAAAGGTCTCAATTAATTGAAGATGATGATGGCGAGTACTATCGTAATTGGCGACCAGAAATACAGTCACCAGACGATATTTGGAATGAAATCGTAAGAGTTACAAAGTTACCAGGTGTTACATCTGCACCAAAACTACAACCTATTGAAACCCGATTAGTAATGCTTCAAACAGGAATGCGAGCACCAATGGGAATTAAAGTTAAAGGTCAAGACTTAAAGCAAATAGAAGCGTTTGGAGTGCAATTAGAAAACATCATCAAGGAAGCTGAAGGTGTTAAAAAAGAAGCTGTTTTTGCAGACCGTATTGTTGGTAAACCCTATTTGTTAATTGATATTGATAGAGAGAAAATTGCACGTTATGGCATTTCGATACAAGATGTTCAAGATGTATTAAAAGTAGCAGTTGGCGGTATGGTATTAACGCAAACGGTAGAAGGTCGTGAGCGATATGGTGTACGAGTACGATACCCAAGAGAATTACGAGCAAACCCAACAGACTTACAACAGATTTACGTTCCAGTTGAAAAAGGTAGTCCTGTGCCATTAAGCGAATTGGCAACTATAAGATACGAACAAGGTCCACAAGTCATTAAAAGTGAGGACACCTTTTTAGTTGGCTATGTCTTATTTGATAAATTAGATGGTTTTGCAGAAGTCAATGTCGTAGAAAATGCACAAGCATTGATTCAAGAAAAGATAGATTCTGGTGAATTGATAGTTCCAAAAGGAATCAACTATGCATTCACAGGAACGTATGAAAATCAGTTACGAGCAGAAAAAACCTTGTCGGTTGTTGTACCGTTAGCATTGGTCATCATCTTTTTAATTCTGTATTTCCAATTCCGTTCTGTAGGGACATCACTAATGGTATTCACAGGAATCGCAGTAGCGTTTGCAGGTGGTTTTATAATGATTTGGCTCTATGGTCAAGGTTGGTTTTTAAACTTCAATTTCTTTGGCGAAAATATGCGAGACTTATTCCAGATGCATCCTATTAATTTAAGTGTAGCAGTTTGGGTTGGATTTATTGCGCTCTTCGGTATTGCAACAGATGATGGTGTAGTAATGGCAACCTATTTAACGCAAACTTTTGATAGAAATACACCAGAGAATAAAAAGGAAATTAGAGCATCCATAGTGGAAGCAGGAGAAAAACGTATCAGACCCTGTTTAATGACTACAGCTACTACAATTTTGGCATTATTACCAGTATTAACCTCTACAGGACGAGGAAGTGATATAATGATACCTATGGCAATACCAAGTTTTGGTGGAATGCTTATAGCCTTAATAACCTTATTTGTAGTTCCAGTATTATATAGCTGGAAAGCCGAATTTCAACTTAAAAGAACTGTAAAATGA
- a CDS encoding HYC_CC_PP family protein, which yields MKQFFHKIMSLAMAFVVLFSTMSFTVNMHYCGDTLVETAIFHKAKGCGMEMEKPSTEGCSITKKNCCDDKQLAIEGQDELQLQVDKITFEQQVFIASFVYTYINLFEGLDNKVSSYEEYKPPLVVRQLYKIDETYLI from the coding sequence ATGAAGCAGTTTTTCCATAAAATAATGTCTTTAGCAATGGCTTTTGTAGTGTTATTCTCTACAATGTCATTTACTGTGAATATGCATTATTGCGGAGATACTTTAGTAGAAACTGCTATTTTTCATAAAGCCAAAGGTTGCGGTATGGAAATGGAAAAGCCTTCAACCGAAGGATGTTCTATTACCAAGAAAAATTGTTGTGATGATAAACAATTAGCAATTGAAGGTCAAGACGAATTACAATTGCAAGTTGACAAAATCACATTTGAGCAACAAGTATTTATAGCTTCATTTGTTTATACTTACATTAATCTTTTTGAAGGTTTAGACAATAAGGTATCTTCTTACGAAGAATACAAACCGCCACTCGTCGTCAGGCAACTCTACAAGATTGACGAGACATACTTAATTTGA